In Actinoplanes derwentensis, the following proteins share a genomic window:
- a CDS encoding calcium-binding protein, translating into MFSISRKKLAAIGIAAAATSAFFASPAQAASAAKAEVAGTVVRFTAAAGQANSLTITVSGRTVTLNDTVAVKAGKGCKAVAGDKTKVKCTTAKKPTRITVALGDKNDFVQSHASVPLTANGGSGDDTVFGGYGKDTLTGGNGVDDVQGGPGNDTLRGGHGNDHVEGGPGKDKLYGEAGNDDLIGGDLDGEGADSGDTIYGGAGNDFLLGGYGNDTLYGNAGNDNLVGGSGKDKLVGGPGNDTSTQ; encoded by the coding sequence ATGTTCAGCATCAGTCGTAAGAAGCTGGCCGCGATCGGTATCGCGGCGGCCGCCACGTCCGCCTTCTTCGCCTCGCCGGCGCAGGCCGCGTCGGCTGCCAAGGCCGAGGTGGCGGGCACCGTTGTCCGGTTCACCGCCGCTGCCGGTCAGGCCAACTCGCTGACCATCACGGTCTCCGGCCGGACGGTCACCCTGAACGACACGGTCGCCGTCAAGGCCGGCAAGGGCTGCAAGGCCGTCGCGGGGGACAAGACCAAGGTCAAGTGCACCACCGCCAAGAAGCCGACCCGAATCACCGTCGCGCTCGGTGACAAGAACGACTTCGTGCAGAGTCACGCCTCGGTTCCCCTGACCGCCAACGGCGGCTCCGGCGACGACACCGTCTTCGGCGGTTACGGCAAGGACACCCTGACCGGCGGGAACGGCGTCGACGACGTGCAGGGCGGTCCCGGCAACGACACCCTCCGTGGCGGACATGGCAACGACCATGTGGAAGGCGGCCCGGGCAAGGACAAGCTGTACGGCGAGGCCGGCAACGACGACCTGATCGGCGGCGACCTCGACGGCGAAGGGGCCGACAGCGGCGACACCATCTACGGTGGCGCGGGTAACGACTTCCTGCTCGGCGGTTACGGTAACGACACCCTCTACGGCAACGCCGGTAACGACAACCTGGTCGGTGGCTCGGGCAAGGACAAGCTGGTCGGCGGCCCCGGCAACGACACCAGCACCCAGTAA
- a CDS encoding YbaB/EbfC family nucleoid-associated protein — MFDDRLAALVGLRDDGEELLRRARLAASASGGPGTDSTGSVTTALDEDGRVTSVIVASDWRSRVSEERLGSAVVDAVREAAVRRLTAWGAAYVEPAVTQGPTTRDVHQQIESITSGSLLDGDREAALMALLEVVESIERGLDEVSGKLRQTVEAIHTGRSRHHEVAVEVTGGGEVVAVRFDRRWLRDAHDANLNRQIAAAFRAAYEKVALHGVEKLIADSPLGEAQWTMQDPFGIVRRFGLAS; from the coding sequence ATGTTCGACGACCGATTGGCGGCGTTGGTCGGCCTGCGGGATGACGGTGAGGAGTTGCTCCGCCGGGCCCGGTTAGCGGCCAGCGCATCCGGCGGACCCGGGACGGACTCGACCGGGTCGGTGACAACGGCGCTGGATGAGGACGGCCGGGTCACGTCGGTGATCGTGGCGAGCGATTGGCGTTCACGAGTCTCCGAGGAGCGCCTGGGATCAGCTGTGGTCGACGCGGTCCGGGAAGCCGCGGTTCGTCGGTTGACCGCGTGGGGAGCGGCGTACGTCGAGCCCGCCGTGACACAGGGCCCCACCACTCGTGACGTGCACCAACAGATCGAATCGATCACGTCAGGATCGCTCCTCGATGGGGATCGGGAGGCCGCGTTGATGGCGTTGCTGGAGGTGGTCGAGTCGATCGAGCGGGGCCTCGACGAGGTATCCGGCAAGCTGCGACAGACGGTGGAGGCGATCCACACCGGACGCAGCCGGCATCACGAGGTGGCTGTGGAGGTGACCGGTGGCGGTGAGGTCGTGGCCGTGCGGTTCGATCGGAGGTGGCTTCGGGACGCTCACGATGCCAATCTGAACCGGCAGATCGCGGCGGCCTTTCGTGCGGCGTACGAGAAAGTCGCTCTTCATGGGGTGGAGAAGCTGATCGCGGACAGCCCGCTCGGCGAGGCGCAGTGGACGATGCAGGATCCGTTCGGGATCGTCCGGCGATTCGGGTTGGCGAGCTGA
- a CDS encoding DUF389 domain-containing protein, translated as MLHVRVIAPPSVSVRVQQQLTGDEAVTHLIVLPGAAKAPAGDVVEFDVVREGASKVLDGLRALGVDRDGAIVVEKVDATLSAAADRAARRTPGLGVDAVVWHEIEHQTGEETALSASFLTFMSVATVIAAVGVLLDQPILIVGSMVVGPEFGPLAAMCVGLVQRKFTLFRRSVLALAVGFPVGMLVTVGAVWLLTAAGLVDKSMLLEPRPLTDFIWRPDALSWVIGFLGGIAGILSLTSAKAGTLVGVLISVTTVPAAANAAVALAYGVREEAYGSALQLAINLAAIVVAGVLTLLVQQIAWKWPRRTAR; from the coding sequence ATGCTGCATGTCAGGGTCATTGCCCCGCCGTCGGTGAGCGTACGCGTGCAACAGCAGTTGACCGGTGATGAGGCGGTCACCCACCTGATCGTGCTGCCCGGTGCGGCGAAGGCCCCGGCTGGTGACGTGGTGGAGTTCGATGTCGTCCGTGAGGGCGCCAGCAAGGTGCTCGACGGTCTCCGGGCTCTGGGAGTCGACCGTGACGGTGCCATCGTCGTGGAGAAGGTGGACGCCACGCTGTCCGCCGCCGCCGATCGAGCCGCGCGCCGTACGCCGGGGCTGGGTGTCGACGCGGTGGTGTGGCACGAGATCGAGCATCAGACGGGCGAGGAGACCGCTCTGTCGGCATCGTTCTTGACCTTCATGAGTGTCGCCACGGTCATCGCCGCCGTCGGGGTGCTGCTGGACCAGCCCATTCTCATCGTCGGGTCGATGGTTGTCGGTCCGGAGTTCGGGCCTCTCGCGGCTATGTGTGTCGGCCTCGTGCAGCGTAAGTTCACGCTGTTCCGCCGGTCCGTGCTCGCGTTGGCGGTCGGGTTCCCGGTCGGCATGCTCGTCACCGTGGGCGCGGTGTGGCTGCTGACCGCGGCCGGGCTGGTGGACAAGTCGATGCTGCTGGAGCCGCGCCCTCTGACCGATTTCATCTGGCGCCCCGACGCCCTGTCCTGGGTGATCGGGTTCCTCGGTGGTATCGCCGGCATCCTGTCACTGACGTCGGCCAAGGCCGGAACCCTCGTCGGGGTGCTGATCTCGGTGACCACGGTGCCTGCCGCCGCCAACGCCGCCGTGGCTCTCGCCTATGGCGTACGCGAGGAGGCGTACGGATCAGCTCTGCAGTTGGCGATCAACCTCGCTGCGATCGTCGTCGCCGGTGTTCTCACTCTCTTGGTGCAGCAGATCGCCTGGAAATGGCCGAGACGCACCGCGAGGTGA
- a CDS encoding S9 family peptidase, with product MSRTFRLYYPVLPTIAEQTPHRAVYVGEAEDRCQIFAWNRRTGTTRQLTARRAGTTRAALDPAGETVWWFDDDLAGTGRWQLVDFAGFTGPRLALPETASGRPAGLAMAADGTAVIGLTGERGLTLHVRHPDGSHRVARSLDDYAYVVDVDAAGQLIVVGADPAGADAVTVYTADGEQSAVLAGGQDRRVWALGFAPGTSRLLLVVEADGDYRLATWTPGDGLRHHDAHRFPTEITACWYPDGEHVLVRQDRHAESRLYRVSLATADQAPIAVPTGSVLDAAVWPDGDVAYVWTDAATPPQLCSTGGMALPAEDGAGPRTGAAPAARRRDIWVPGPGGDIHALVTTPADRTGPAPAVFLVHGGPSEHARNAYDPVVDLLVHTGCAVVRVNYRGSSGYGAAWRSDFPAGVGHTQLEDLAAVRQRLVDDGVVLADRTALWGHSWGGYLTLLAVGVQPDLWRLGIAVTPIADYIAAFHGSSPAVRALDRKLFGGTPDDVPERYLRASPVTYVDQVRAPVFLAVATDDVRCPPEPVEQYAALLTRRSVPNRLLRLHAGHEDVDARNHVALMQAVLPFMQRHFDGVRDEGTPIALALARPAG from the coding sequence ATGAGCCGCACGTTCCGGCTCTACTACCCGGTGCTGCCCACGATCGCCGAGCAGACCCCACACCGGGCGGTGTACGTGGGTGAAGCGGAGGACCGCTGTCAGATCTTCGCCTGGAACCGGCGTACCGGGACGACTCGCCAGCTCACCGCCCGGCGCGCGGGCACCACCCGGGCGGCGCTCGACCCCGCCGGGGAGACCGTGTGGTGGTTCGACGACGACCTCGCTGGTACCGGCCGGTGGCAGCTGGTCGACTTCGCCGGATTCACCGGCCCCCGGCTGGCCCTGCCGGAGACGGCGTCCGGTCGGCCCGCCGGTCTCGCCATGGCGGCTGACGGCACCGCGGTGATCGGGCTGACCGGCGAGCGGGGGCTGACCCTGCACGTGCGCCACCCGGACGGGAGCCATCGCGTCGCTCGGAGCCTGGACGACTACGCGTACGTCGTCGACGTGGACGCCGCCGGCCAGCTCATCGTCGTGGGCGCCGATCCGGCCGGCGCCGACGCGGTCACCGTCTACACCGCCGACGGAGAACAGTCCGCGGTACTGGCGGGCGGCCAAGACCGCCGCGTGTGGGCGCTCGGGTTCGCCCCAGGCACGTCGCGGCTGCTGCTCGTGGTGGAGGCCGACGGCGACTATCGGCTGGCCACCTGGACGCCGGGGGACGGCTTGCGGCACCACGACGCGCACCGCTTCCCGACCGAGATCACGGCTTGCTGGTACCCCGACGGCGAACACGTCCTGGTACGCCAGGACCGGCACGCCGAGAGCCGGCTCTACCGGGTCAGCCTCGCCACTGCCGACCAGGCCCCGATCGCCGTGCCGACCGGCAGCGTGCTGGACGCGGCCGTGTGGCCCGACGGCGACGTGGCGTACGTCTGGACCGACGCGGCCACCCCGCCACAGTTGTGCTCCACCGGCGGCATGGCGCTGCCCGCCGAGGACGGCGCGGGCCCCCGCACCGGAGCCGCGCCGGCGGCCCGCCGCCGTGACATCTGGGTGCCGGGTCCCGGCGGCGACATCCACGCGCTGGTGACGACGCCCGCCGACCGTACCGGCCCGGCGCCCGCGGTTTTTCTCGTGCACGGCGGACCCTCCGAGCATGCGCGTAACGCCTACGACCCGGTGGTGGACCTGCTGGTGCACACCGGCTGCGCCGTCGTCCGGGTCAACTACCGCGGGTCGAGTGGCTACGGCGCCGCCTGGCGCAGCGACTTCCCCGCCGGGGTGGGACATACCCAGCTGGAGGACCTGGCTGCCGTACGCCAACGATTGGTCGACGACGGGGTGGTGCTGGCCGATCGGACAGCGCTGTGGGGTCACTCCTGGGGCGGCTATCTCACGCTGTTGGCCGTCGGTGTTCAGCCGGACCTGTGGCGGCTCGGGATCGCGGTCACCCCGATCGCCGACTACATCGCGGCGTTCCACGGGTCCAGCCCGGCCGTCCGTGCCCTCGACCGGAAGCTGTTCGGCGGCACCCCGGACGACGTACCCGAACGCTATCTCCGCGCGTCCCCGGTCACCTATGTCGACCAGGTGCGGGCCCCGGTGTTCCTCGCCGTCGCGACCGACGACGTGCGTTGCCCGCCGGAGCCCGTCGAACAGTACGCGGCGCTGCTGACGCGGCGCAGTGTCCCGAACCGCCTGTTGCGCTTGCACGCCGGTCACGAGGACGTCGACGCCCGCAACCACGTCGCCCTCATGCAGGCGGTGCTGCCGTTCATGCAGCGGCACTTCGATGGTGTCCGGGATGAAGGTACGCCGATCGCGCTGGCCTTGGCGCGACCGGCGGGCTGA
- a CDS encoding DUF1801 domain-containing protein: MSPTSKASKNGLSEVERAAVKDRAAEVRSQARRAKSADRSAADESDVLAKIAEMAQPDRGVAERLHAIIKETVPELAPKLWYSQLAYALDGKVICFFRSGQTDKERYSTFGFSSAAKLDEARGLWATSFALSELSDEGEAMIRSLLTKAVG, encoded by the coding sequence GTGAGCCCAACCTCGAAAGCCAGCAAGAATGGCCTCTCCGAGGTCGAGCGCGCCGCAGTCAAGGATCGCGCGGCAGAGGTGCGGTCGCAGGCGCGCCGGGCGAAGAGCGCTGACAGGTCGGCGGCCGACGAGAGTGACGTGCTGGCGAAGATCGCCGAGATGGCGCAACCGGACCGCGGAGTGGCCGAGCGCCTGCACGCGATCATCAAGGAAACCGTTCCGGAGCTGGCGCCGAAGCTGTGGTACAGCCAGCTGGCCTACGCCCTGGACGGGAAGGTGATCTGCTTCTTTCGCAGCGGCCAGACGGACAAGGAACGCTACTCGACGTTCGGCTTCTCGTCGGCGGCGAAACTCGACGAGGCCCGCGGCTTGTGGGCGACGTCGTTCGCGCTGTCGGAGCTGAGCGACGAGGGCGAGGCGATGATTCGGTCGTTGCTGACGAAGGCCGTGGGATGA
- a CDS encoding TetR/AcrR family transcriptional regulator, giving the protein MPRVGLDQASVTAAGAALADEIGFPALSMALLAERLGVRTPSLYKHVTNQADLSHRIAVLAMNELADAIRDATQGRSGGEALAAGAHAMRTYVLEHPGRYAAGNFASVTGPDDPLIPAVQRVLASWTAMLHGYHLEPDQEIHALRMLRSILHGFSTLEADGSFQIAADIDESFTWILGFIDQGLKAKLPAPLSAR; this is encoded by the coding sequence ATGCCTAGAGTCGGACTCGATCAGGCCTCGGTCACCGCAGCCGGCGCCGCGCTGGCCGACGAGATCGGCTTCCCCGCGCTCAGCATGGCTCTGCTCGCCGAACGTCTCGGCGTCCGGACGCCCTCGCTCTACAAACACGTCACCAACCAGGCCGATCTGTCCCACCGGATCGCGGTCCTGGCCATGAACGAGCTAGCCGACGCCATCCGTGACGCCACGCAGGGCCGATCCGGCGGCGAAGCCCTCGCCGCCGGTGCGCACGCGATGCGCACGTACGTGCTGGAACACCCCGGACGCTACGCGGCCGGAAACTTCGCCAGCGTCACCGGACCCGACGACCCGCTCATCCCCGCCGTCCAGCGGGTGCTCGCCTCCTGGACGGCCATGCTGCACGGGTACCACCTGGAACCCGACCAGGAGATCCACGCCCTGCGGATGCTGCGCAGCATCCTGCACGGATTCTCGACCCTGGAAGCCGACGGCAGCTTCCAGATCGCCGCCGACATCGACGAGAGCTTCACCTGGATTCTCGGTTTCATCGACCAGGGACTCAAAGCCAAACTGCCCGCTCCACTGTCCGCCCGTTAA
- a CDS encoding MFS transporter, whose product MATTSENTLSPHRARDFRLYWIAGGIDALGSHSSSIVLPLVAIAVTGSPTAVGVVGALAVAGRLVAAPVTAVLADRLPRRTMMIAALLTAAAATGVISGALLTDTLVIGVLAAAAFVEGAAQSGYESAGAGAIRRLLPADDHRALARMEARNHAAQILGPLLGGALFQVARWLPFLADFVSYVIAAVCVAAIRTDLTPHREERTSFVGDLRAGLRFVAGQPFLRFVTVWAAGINFAFAALIYAVILISDRRGASPVSIGLVLTVASVGGLLGALATPRVVQRLRPAATIVVASWAMVAFVAALVVAQQTWSYGLLIGLVFLLSPLAGVILQARAIMVTPDDLQGRVATVIGTVGEVPQMFAPLLAAVLVAHVSPAVVALSCAALLAVLAGYATVNVGLLRTDAAPGDPADAEPTSEEDPR is encoded by the coding sequence ATGGCCACCACATCCGAAAACACATTATCGCCGCATCGCGCACGCGATTTCCGGCTTTATTGGATCGCCGGCGGAATCGACGCGCTGGGCTCCCATTCGTCCAGCATCGTCCTGCCTTTGGTGGCCATCGCCGTCACCGGTTCGCCCACCGCGGTCGGCGTGGTCGGCGCTCTGGCGGTGGCCGGCCGGCTCGTGGCGGCGCCGGTCACCGCGGTGCTGGCCGACCGGCTGCCCCGTCGGACCATGATGATCGCCGCGCTGTTGACGGCCGCCGCCGCCACGGGTGTCATCTCCGGCGCGCTGCTGACGGACACCCTGGTCATCGGCGTGCTGGCGGCGGCTGCCTTCGTCGAGGGCGCCGCGCAGTCCGGATACGAGTCCGCCGGCGCGGGCGCGATCCGCCGCCTGCTTCCGGCCGACGACCACCGCGCCCTGGCACGGATGGAAGCCCGCAACCATGCCGCCCAGATCCTCGGTCCGTTGCTCGGCGGAGCGCTTTTCCAGGTGGCGCGCTGGCTGCCGTTCCTCGCCGACTTCGTCTCGTACGTCATCGCGGCGGTCTGTGTGGCGGCCATCCGCACCGATCTCACCCCGCACCGGGAGGAACGCACCTCCTTCGTGGGCGACCTGCGCGCCGGCCTCCGGTTCGTGGCCGGCCAACCCTTCCTCCGGTTCGTCACCGTGTGGGCCGCCGGCATCAACTTCGCGTTCGCTGCCCTGATCTACGCCGTCATCCTCATCTCCGACCGCCGGGGCGCCTCGCCGGTGTCGATCGGTCTGGTGTTGACGGTCGCCAGCGTCGGCGGGTTGCTCGGGGCGCTCGCCACCCCGCGGGTGGTGCAGCGGCTCCGGCCCGCCGCCACCATCGTGGTCGCCTCCTGGGCGATGGTGGCGTTCGTCGCCGCTCTGGTGGTAGCCCAGCAGACCTGGAGCTACGGCCTGCTGATCGGCCTGGTGTTCCTGCTGAGCCCGCTGGCCGGCGTGATCCTGCAGGCCCGCGCCATCATGGTGACCCCCGACGACCTGCAGGGCCGGGTGGCCACGGTCATCGGCACCGTCGGCGAGGTGCCACAGATGTTCGCGCCCTTGCTGGCGGCGGTGCTCGTGGCCCATGTCTCACCGGCGGTGGTGGCGCTGAGCTGCGCGGCACTGCTCGCGGTGCTCGCCGGATACGCCACCGTCAATGTCGGGCTGCTGCGTACCGACGCCGCACCGGGTGATCCGGCCGACGCCGAACCGACGTCTGAGGAGGACCCGCGATGA
- a CDS encoding DUF5825 family protein, which produces MTVHHAAPISVHLARDADPDGGPRMALGTVDLVESPGEAAAAWFRAGVRHVTLSSAVDLTDPDPATLAGLLLVREATSHGISVDWRLVLPGDGADWRVYSHLYPPADLRTAAPGEDFEHLAEWRRTFYIDKCTYRHGPGFVQVRDRRTGKLNLLTIDDPAYLAVLDATRDGAPMAAVDLDIARDFAAEGLVAKIADILVWLPYRLRRWPLPSMIV; this is translated from the coding sequence ATGACCGTCCACCACGCCGCCCCGATCTCCGTGCACCTGGCTCGCGACGCCGACCCCGACGGCGGGCCGCGGATGGCGTTGGGCACCGTCGATCTCGTCGAATCGCCCGGTGAGGCGGCCGCGGCGTGGTTCCGTGCGGGAGTACGCCACGTGACGCTGTCGTCCGCCGTGGACCTGACCGACCCCGACCCGGCGACACTGGCCGGACTGCTGCTGGTACGGGAGGCCACCAGCCACGGCATCTCCGTCGACTGGCGGCTCGTGCTGCCCGGCGACGGCGCGGACTGGCGGGTCTACTCGCACCTGTATCCGCCGGCCGACCTGCGTACGGCGGCACCCGGCGAGGACTTTGAACACCTGGCCGAGTGGCGGCGCACCTTCTACATCGACAAGTGCACGTACCGGCACGGACCTGGATTCGTCCAGGTCCGGGATCGGCGGACCGGCAAGCTGAACCTGCTCACCATCGACGATCCGGCCTACCTGGCGGTTCTCGACGCCACCCGCGACGGGGCACCGATGGCCGCGGTGGATCTCGACATCGCCCGGGACTTCGCCGCCGAGGGTTTGGTCGCCAAGATCGCCGACATCCTCGTGTGGTTGCCATACCGGCTACGCCGCTGGCCGCTGCCCTCCATGATCGTGTGA
- a CDS encoding RiPP maturation radical SAM C-methyltransferase, with protein sequence MRIVLVNMPWASIDVPSLALGILTTSARRHFPDAEVEVIHANLDYVDWVVDRTEFSVNDYHYYSLFTYFAGCGDWVFSAALHDDPEWRVAEFIERVSDQMSDHERDLTVGLHRLAPAFISELAERIVAARPDVVGFTSTFQQNTAALAAARYVKRLDPSIATIFGGANCDGAQGAAMHRNFPAVDFVVRGEGEAAFPQVLSALARQPGDDTDPFAAVEGLCWRDATGRSVANPMSSRPLPPAGIVAPDYAGYFERLASSRAQSWVEPKLVVEGARGCWWGEKHHCTFCGLNGSFMQFRSKEATQFHDEIVALAERHQVLDMFVVDNIMDMGYVQTLLPRLAESDYDLRLQYEIKSNMRGAQVQALADAGLVSVQPGIESLNGRVLKIMDKGVTGCLNVRMLRDAETSGITVAWNYLYGFPGESDDDYLSVIAQMPALHHLAPADGASRIAIERFSPYFNRPELGFADPRPAAQYRMNYDLPESELMDLAYIFDVAPQGIGGRTETLLAEAVAEWQYEYARSRLTHHDLGDEIVLISRRRHFDWRVHRLTTPLELALFRLLDQPHSPAAAARRLDTAPETVDALMDQWRLLGIVFTDGSQFVHVAPVAMNQHLLRIDHLHPERNDGEPTEPTGRSDALTAV encoded by the coding sequence GTGCGGATCGTGCTGGTCAACATGCCGTGGGCGTCGATCGACGTCCCGTCCTTGGCGCTCGGAATCCTCACCACGAGCGCCCGCCGGCACTTCCCGGACGCCGAGGTGGAGGTGATCCACGCCAACCTCGACTACGTCGACTGGGTGGTGGACCGCACCGAGTTCTCGGTCAACGACTACCACTACTACTCGCTGTTCACCTACTTCGCCGGCTGCGGCGACTGGGTGTTCTCCGCCGCGCTGCACGACGATCCGGAGTGGCGGGTCGCCGAGTTCATCGAGCGGGTCAGCGACCAGATGTCCGACCACGAACGGGATCTGACCGTCGGACTGCACCGGCTGGCCCCGGCCTTCATCAGCGAGCTGGCCGAGCGCATCGTCGCCGCCCGCCCGGACGTGGTGGGCTTCACCTCCACGTTTCAGCAGAACACCGCCGCACTGGCCGCCGCCCGGTACGTCAAGCGGCTGGACCCGTCGATCGCCACCATCTTCGGCGGCGCCAACTGCGACGGCGCCCAGGGCGCCGCGATGCACCGCAACTTCCCGGCGGTCGACTTCGTGGTGCGCGGCGAGGGCGAAGCCGCCTTCCCGCAGGTGTTGTCCGCGCTCGCTCGGCAGCCGGGAGACGACACCGATCCGTTCGCCGCCGTCGAGGGCCTGTGCTGGCGAGACGCCACCGGTCGGTCGGTGGCCAACCCGATGAGTAGCCGTCCGCTGCCGCCGGCCGGCATCGTCGCGCCGGACTACGCGGGCTACTTCGAGCGGCTGGCGTCCTCGCGGGCGCAGAGCTGGGTGGAGCCCAAACTGGTGGTCGAGGGCGCCCGCGGCTGCTGGTGGGGCGAGAAGCACCACTGCACCTTCTGCGGACTCAACGGCTCGTTCATGCAGTTCCGCAGCAAGGAAGCCACCCAGTTCCACGACGAGATCGTCGCGCTCGCCGAGCGGCACCAGGTGCTCGACATGTTCGTCGTCGACAACATCATGGACATGGGGTACGTCCAGACCCTGCTGCCGCGCCTGGCGGAGTCCGACTACGACCTGCGGTTGCAGTACGAGATCAAGTCCAACATGCGAGGTGCCCAGGTGCAGGCCCTTGCCGACGCGGGACTGGTCAGCGTGCAACCGGGCATCGAAAGCCTCAACGGCCGGGTCCTGAAGATCATGGACAAGGGCGTCACCGGCTGTCTCAACGTACGAATGCTGCGTGATGCTGAGACCAGCGGCATCACCGTGGCCTGGAACTATCTCTATGGCTTCCCCGGTGAGAGCGACGACGACTATCTCAGCGTGATCGCCCAGATGCCAGCGCTGCACCACCTCGCTCCGGCTGACGGCGCCTCACGGATCGCCATCGAACGGTTCAGTCCGTATTTCAACCGCCCCGAGCTGGGCTTCGCCGATCCGCGCCCGGCCGCGCAGTACCGGATGAACTACGACCTGCCCGAGTCGGAGCTGATGGACCTCGCGTACATCTTCGACGTGGCTCCGCAGGGCATCGGCGGACGCACCGAGACGCTACTGGCCGAAGCGGTGGCCGAGTGGCAGTACGAGTACGCCCGCAGCCGGCTCACCCACCACGACCTGGGCGACGAGATCGTGCTGATCAGCCGGCGACGACACTTCGACTGGCGGGTCCACCGGCTGACCACGCCGCTGGAGCTGGCACTGTTCCGGCTGCTCGACCAACCGCACAGTCCGGCCGCGGCCGCCCGGCGACTCGACACCGCCCCGGAGACCGTCGACGCCCTGATGGATCAGTGGCGCCTGCTCGGCATCGTCTTCACCGACGGCAGCCAGTTCGTGCACGTGGCGCCAGTCGCGATGAACCAGCATCTGCTGCGCATCGACCACCTGCACCCGGAGCGCAACGACGGCGAGCCGACCGAACCCACCGGCCGATCCGATGCGCTGACCGCAGTCTGA
- a CDS encoding WXG100 family type VII secretion target produces the protein MSSTEAVLLERINSTISRIDGKTVELQNSINNKLGFIPEPVQSSIRQGWDDFCAFMERIWENLQIILSNMGSPSALSNAAQAWSDRVGVPVSGQVQAADAGLLTVDDNWDGDAADAYRQMLPLQKAALEKIKMTITDGLATALGQVHLGILVFWSSLAGALVALVIGILGAIASSATILGMPAAPFIAAGAAVTASLSLIVGCETLKGCCTSANTTLRQKFDDSSFFQKHWPPAGTA, from the coding sequence GTGAGTAGTACCGAAGCCGTACTGCTGGAACGCATCAACTCGACCATCAGCCGCATCGACGGCAAGACCGTCGAACTACAGAACTCGATCAACAACAAACTGGGATTCATCCCCGAGCCGGTGCAGTCCTCGATCCGGCAGGGCTGGGACGACTTCTGCGCGTTCATGGAGCGGATCTGGGAGAACCTTCAGATCATTCTGTCCAACATGGGTTCACCGTCAGCCTTGTCGAACGCGGCGCAAGCCTGGAGCGACCGGGTCGGTGTGCCGGTCAGCGGTCAGGTCCAGGCCGCTGATGCCGGGCTGCTGACCGTCGATGACAACTGGGACGGTGACGCGGCAGACGCGTACCGGCAGATGTTGCCGTTGCAGAAGGCCGCGCTGGAGAAGATCAAGATGACGATCACGGACGGCCTGGCGACGGCGCTGGGCCAGGTGCATCTCGGGATCCTGGTGTTCTGGAGCAGCCTGGCCGGGGCGCTTGTCGCGCTCGTGATCGGCATTCTCGGCGCGATCGCGTCGAGTGCCACGATCCTCGGTATGCCCGCGGCACCATTCATCGCAGCTGGCGCGGCGGTGACCGCCTCGCTGTCGCTGATCGTCGGCTGCGAAACCTTGAAAGGCTGCTGTACGTCGGCGAACACTACGTTGCGGCAGAAGTTCGACGACAGCTCCTTCTTCCAGAAGCACTGGCCGCCGGCGGGTACCGCATGA
- a CDS encoding alpha/beta fold hydrolase — translation MTEYLDIAGNKIAYDVTGEGPLVVLAHGMGDSRHSYRFIVPGLVAAGYRVANLDIRGCGDSSLGWDGYSRTDIAGDLVALVRHLGGPAVIMGQSISGGAATIAAATASDLIAGVIELAPFTREQSVSLGALFRVKRYRAGSTQLGMTMALGSMSSWKKYLDLAYPNKPFDWDDELARIETKMSEPGRMKTLQAMCKTSPGDAGAQLPNVKCPVLIIEGTLDPDWADPRAEAEKIIADLPRGLGELAMIDGAGHYPHAETPDKVLALSLPFLARTLTNA, via the coding sequence ATGACCGAGTACCTGGACATCGCCGGCAACAAGATTGCGTATGACGTGACTGGCGAGGGGCCGCTGGTGGTGCTCGCGCACGGCATGGGTGACAGCCGCCACTCCTACCGCTTCATCGTTCCCGGCCTGGTGGCGGCCGGCTACCGGGTGGCGAACCTCGACATTCGCGGCTGTGGGGACTCCAGCCTCGGGTGGGACGGCTACAGCCGTACCGACATCGCCGGCGACCTGGTCGCCCTGGTGCGTCATCTCGGCGGCCCGGCCGTCATCATGGGGCAATCGATCAGCGGCGGCGCCGCCACGATCGCGGCCGCCACCGCTTCTGATCTCATCGCCGGAGTCATCGAGCTGGCGCCGTTCACCCGCGAGCAGTCGGTGTCCCTGGGCGCGCTGTTCCGGGTGAAGCGTTACCGCGCCGGCAGCACGCAGCTCGGGATGACCATGGCTCTGGGAAGCATGTCGAGCTGGAAGAAGTACCTCGACCTGGCGTACCCGAACAAGCCCTTCGACTGGGACGACGAACTGGCGCGGATCGAGACCAAGATGAGCGAGCCTGGTCGGATGAAGACACTTCAGGCCATGTGCAAGACCAGTCCGGGCGACGCCGGCGCGCAGCTGCCCAACGTCAAGTGCCCGGTCCTGATCATTGAAGGCACCCTCGACCCCGACTGGGCCGACCCCCGCGCCGAAGCCGAGAAGATCATCGCCGATCTGCCCCGCGGGCTCGGAGAGCTGGCGATGATCGACGGTGCCGGCCACTACCCGCATGCCGAGACCCCGGACAAGGTCCTCGCGCTGTCCCTGCCCTTCCTCGCCAGGACGCTGACCAATGCCTAG